A genomic region of Thermotoga sp. Ku-13t contains the following coding sequences:
- the trmB gene encoding tRNA (guanosine(46)-N7)-methyltransferase TrmB, which produces MNLGVFSYCIDARKLPLPIDWKGLFNREAELVVELGFGNGEFLIELAKRDPSRNYIGFETSLTSIVKIQKKIHYGGLNNVLVFMVDGHFGLREFFEDNSVQEIYINFPCPWPKKAHAERRFTNQAFVTTVAAVLKKGGVFHLTSDVEWYVHDMASLMEESGCFGETSILTNDRIVLGTRYERKWLSQGKVSYTLNAVKTDHRTVERWTWGETTVPHVHVKDVDRQKLLGLKEQVFKHERGVFVVKDVYTSENEYLLRIVSNESNFQQRYFISVEKKPGGWLVKLDPDAFAYRTFIVKFSVKKVAEVIST; this is translated from the coding sequence ATGAATCTTGGGGTCTTTTCCTACTGTATCGACGCGAGGAAACTGCCACTTCCAATAGATTGGAAAGGTTTGTTCAACAGAGAAGCCGAGCTCGTAGTTGAGCTTGGCTTTGGTAATGGAGAATTTCTGATCGAGCTCGCCAAACGAGATCCTTCGAGGAACTACATCGGTTTTGAAACGTCCCTCACGAGCATCGTCAAGATCCAGAAAAAGATTCACTATGGAGGTTTGAACAACGTTCTCGTTTTCATGGTTGATGGACATTTCGGTTTGAGGGAGTTCTTTGAGGACAATTCTGTGCAGGAAATCTACATAAACTTTCCCTGTCCCTGGCCCAAGAAGGCGCACGCGGAGAGAAGGTTTACAAACCAGGCTTTCGTCACGACCGTGGCCGCGGTTCTGAAAAAGGGTGGAGTGTTCCATTTGACGAGCGATGTTGAATGGTACGTTCACGATATGGCCTCGCTCATGGAGGAGAGTGGATGTTTCGGGGAAACCTCCATTCTCACGAACGATCGCATCGTGCTGGGAACACGTTACGAGAGAAAATGGTTGTCTCAGGGGAAAGTGAGTTACACGTTGAACGCTGTCAAAACCGATCACAGAACGGTTGAGAGGTGGACCTGGGGGGAGACAACCGTGCCACACGTGCACGTCAAAGATGTGGACAGACAAAAATTGCTCGGACTGAAGGAGCAGGTGTTCAAGCACGAACGGGGTGTGTTCGTCGTCAAGGATGTCTACACCTCGGAAAATGAATACCTGCTGAGGATCGTTTCCAACGAATCGAACTTCCAGCAGAGGTACTTCATCAGTGTCGAGAAGAAACCTGGTGGATGGCTCGTCAAGCTCGATCCAGATGCGTTCGCGTACAGAACCTTCATCGTGAAGTTCTCTGTCAAGAAGGTCGCAGAGGTGATAAGCACTTGA
- a CDS encoding NAD(P)H-dependent glycerol-3-phosphate dehydrogenase: MRFSVLGAGSWGTAFAKLLVENGHEVLLWARRTETADLINEQHRSEYLEGVELPHQLRATNDLEEIRNFSDLLVVAVPVKHVEEILRRIHPAPKVVLNLSKGINEDLKTVSQIVHKIWPETIYAVLSGPCHAVEVASRRPTAVVIASKDLKQAEVLQKAVSNSYFRSYISHDVIGVEVCGAIKNVIAVAAGVVDGLGGWYNAKAALITRGLHEMARFGLAFGAESPLTFMGLAGVGDLVVTCNSPYSRNRHVGEMVAKGFELSAVLSQMKMVAEGVHTVGPLLKLAKSLNVEMPICEQVYEILFERKNPELSIQQLMKRPLKVESSLTSIGSLFCL, encoded by the coding sequence TTGAGATTTTCAGTTCTTGGTGCTGGCAGCTGGGGAACCGCGTTCGCGAAATTGCTCGTTGAAAACGGTCACGAGGTTCTTTTGTGGGCGAGAAGAACTGAAACTGCAGATTTGATCAACGAGCAGCACAGAAGTGAATACCTCGAAGGGGTGGAGCTTCCCCATCAGCTGAGGGCGACGAACGATCTCGAGGAAATACGAAATTTCTCCGACCTCCTGGTCGTAGCCGTGCCTGTGAAACACGTAGAAGAGATCTTGCGAAGAATACACCCCGCACCGAAAGTGGTCCTGAATCTGTCGAAAGGGATCAACGAGGATTTGAAAACGGTCAGTCAAATCGTTCACAAAATCTGGCCTGAAACGATCTACGCGGTGCTTTCAGGACCCTGCCATGCGGTGGAAGTAGCCAGCAGGCGCCCAACGGCCGTGGTCATCGCATCGAAAGATTTGAAGCAGGCGGAAGTCTTGCAGAAAGCTGTCAGCAATTCCTATTTCAGGTCTTACATCAGTCACGATGTGATCGGTGTGGAGGTCTGTGGAGCGATCAAAAACGTTATCGCGGTAGCCGCGGGTGTCGTGGATGGATTGGGAGGATGGTACAACGCCAAGGCCGCGCTGATTACCCGGGGTTTGCACGAGATGGCCCGCTTCGGGTTGGCGTTCGGCGCGGAGAGTCCTCTCACGTTCATGGGGCTCGCCGGTGTTGGGGATCTCGTGGTGACGTGCAACAGCCCATACAGCAGAAACCGGCATGTCGGTGAGATGGTCGCGAAAGGGTTCGAACTGTCCGCGGTGCTCTCACAAATGAAGATGGTTGCGGAAGGCGTTCACACTGTAGGACCACTGTTGAAACTGGCGAAGAGTTTGAACGTCGAGATGCCAATATGTGAGCAGGTTTACGAGATACTGTTCGAAAGGAAGAATCCGGAATTGAGCATTCAGCAGTTGATGAAAAGACCCTTGAAGGTGGAGAGCAGTCTCACATCAATTGGTTCGCTGTTTTGCCTCTGA